A region of Anopheles merus strain MAF chromosome 2R, AmerM5.1, whole genome shotgun sequence DNA encodes the following proteins:
- the LOC121587904 gene encoding sperm-associated antigen 7 homolog produces MDLLSSILGSMDRPPSKQQKDTNIYEKQRKDYECVKNRQREDLNRFRTYVEERLGRFIKDENLHNVEFQSMDKVHRSIVHDVSETAGLTGMSFGMQGERYIVVYKKEHLPCEDELNARKNGEVWTKETAAQYAEQRRLKQLKQLGDTNDLHITRAEKFRPVFSCTKKYMQLFSEEVKMDNVRKTEINASYGYVPSANKKDVRSIEQTMADILAKKRLKTHHAELDEEPYSTEVSSEASRHIPGATD; encoded by the exons ATGGACCTTCTAAGTTCAATATTGGGATCAATGGATCGACCTCCATCAAAGCAACAAAAGGACACTAACATTTATGAAA AACAAAGAAAGGATTATGAATGCGTGAAAAACAGGCAACGTGAGGATTTAAATCGATTTCGAACGTATGTAGAAGAACGCTTAGGGCGATTTATAAAGGATGAAAATTTGCATAATGTAGAGTTTCAATCGATGGATAAAGTACACCGATCCATTGT GCATGATGTATCTGAAACGGCTGGACTTACAGGAATGAGTTTTGGAATGCAAGGCGAACGATATATTGTAGTGTACAAAAAAGAGCATCTTCCATGTGAAGATGAGCTGAATGCTCGAAAAAACGGTGAAGTCTGGACCAAAGAAACTGCTGCACAGTATGCCGAACAACGTCGATTAAAACAATTGAAGCAATTGGGTGATACAAATGATTTACACATAACGAGGGCTGAAAAGTTTAGACCAGTTTTTAGCTGCACCAAGAAATACATGCAACTTTTCAGTGAAGAAGTGAAAATGGACAATGTTCGAAAAACTGAAATCAATGCATCATATGGATATG TGCctagtgcaaacaaaaaagacgtACGTTCCATTGAACAAACAATGGCAGACATACTAGCGAAGAAACGACTTAAAACTCACCATGCAGAACTTGATGAAGAGCCATATTCGACTGAAGTATCATCGGAGGCATCAAGACACATCCCaggcgccacagattaa
- the LOC121589505 gene encoding serine/threonine-protein kinase PLK4-like isoform X2, with translation MTAKMLKKFGEKIEDYEVGEILGKGGFGCVYKARCLISGNSVAIKMIDKHAMHASGMANRVRQEVAIHSKLKHTSILEMYTFFEDFNFVYLVLELAENGELQQYLKQRIQPFSEFEAAIILRRVVDGLLYLHSHRILHRDISLSNLLITKEMNIKIADFGLATQLHRSDEKHLTLCGTPNYISPEVASRASHGLPADVWGLGCMLYTLLVGKPPFDTNGVKSTLAKVVLSDYVLPVHLSSDVSDLIERLLRKNPAERIKLEEVLSHPFLSRYDLGHKTNSMNATNNKFNSGMDSGMGTIAGSSISKSDLFNGIRGMTQANGRRSDIQKQDLNGEKFTLAHPYWKQMQQYEIENMSSYRFQPNSQISLLEKFNSVELVHKYNIIEDKLIEKDKTKNLYELKPSTDFLGLKKETEVCNPQQYISRRTTGM, from the exons ATGACtgcaaaaatgttgaaaaaatttgGTGAAAAAATCGAG gacTATGAAGTGGGTGAAATTCTCGGCAAAGGTGGTTTTGGATGTGTGTACAAAGCAAGATGTTTAATTTCGGGCAATTCTGTTGCGATAAAAATG ATCGATAAACATGCAATGCACGCTTCTGGAATGGCCAACCGTGTTCGTCAAGAAGTAGCGATACACTCAAAACTTAAACACACATCCATTTTGGAAATGTATACATTTTTTGAAGATTTTAATTTCGTTTATTTGGTACTTGAGTTGGCCGAAAATGGAGAACTGCAGCAATACCTTAAACAGCGTATTCAGCCATTTAGCGAATTTGAAGCTGCAATTATCTTACGTAGAGTAGTGGACGGACTACTGTATTTACATTCGCATAGAATATTACACCGGGATATCTCGTTATCAAACTTATTAATAACAAAAGAAATGAATATTAAAATTGCTGATTTTGGGCTTGCAACACAACTACATCGGTCAGATGAAAAGCATCTCACCCTTTGTGGTACGCCGAACTACATTTCACCAGAAGTAGCCTCACGTGCATCGCACGGTTTACCAGCCGACGTATGGGGTTTAGGATGTATGCTATATACTCTATTAGTTGGCAAGCCACCTTTTGACACAAATGGAGTGAAATCGACATTGGCGAAAGTGGTACTCTCTGACTATGTTTTACCAGTTCATCTATCGTCTGACGTGAGTGATCTGATTGAACGGTTACTCAGGAAAAATCCCGCAGAGCGAATCAAATTGGAAGAAGTCCTCAGTCATCCCTTCCTTTCCCGGTATGATCTAGGCCATAAAACGAATAGCATGAACGCTACAAATAATAAGTTTAACTCCGGTATGGATAGTGGCATGGGCACTATCGCTGGTAGCAGTATAAGCAAATCAGATTTATTTAATGGTATCAGAGGAATGACACAAGCAAACGGCAGACGCAGCGACATTCAAAAGCAAGATCTAAATGGTGAAAAATTCACATTAGCTCATCCGTATTGGAAGCAAATGCAGCAGTACGAAATAGAAAATATGAGTTCTTATCGATTTCAACCTAATTCGCAAATATCACTGCTCGAAAAGTTTAATAGTGTGGAACTGGTTCATAAGTACAACATTATTGAGGACAAACTAATcgaaaaagacaaaacaaaaaacctatATGAATTGAAACCGTCTACAGATTTTTTGGgattgaaaaaagaaacagaagtATGTAATCCTCAACAATATATATCCCGAAG AACTACGGGCATGTAA
- the LOC121589505 gene encoding serine/threonine-protein kinase PLK4-like isoform X1, producing the protein MTAKMLKKFGEKIEDYEVGEILGKGGFGCVYKARCLISGNSVAIKMIDKHAMHASGMANRVRQEVAIHSKLKHTSILEMYTFFEDFNFVYLVLELAENGELQQYLKQRIQPFSEFEAAIILRRVVDGLLYLHSHRILHRDISLSNLLITKEMNIKIADFGLATQLHRSDEKHLTLCGTPNYISPEVASRASHGLPADVWGLGCMLYTLLVGKPPFDTNGVKSTLAKVVLSDYVLPVHLSSDVSDLIERLLRKNPAERIKLEEVLSHPFLSRYDLGHKTNSMNATNNKFNSGMDSGMGTIAGSSISKSDLFNGIRGMTQANGRRSDIQKQDLNGEKFTLAHPYWKQMQQYEIENMSSYRFQPNSQISLLEKFNSVELVHKYNIIEDKLIEKDKTKNLYELKPSTDFLGLKKETEVCNPQQYISRRYVTPVSDRSIHEQRNYGHVTSENENNNMHKASGFVPNNHCHTMRFDTLRLLPTRHRTKHVILTIVAEGGDVVLEFLKPRGRQHEDRVVDVCRISGDGLKFILYHPNGNRGVPIKNEPPDLPSRSAEVMYNYEDIPEKHFKKYMYAAKFVQMVKAKTPKITLYSDKAKCQLMETLQDYEVVFYDDTKIILSSTNNEIKMIDGSGKVYRGLESISAINITYLHHFQETREHCLRIEKMLSTVSNCGKTFPVIIGRRQGNFGGSIALRKDVFNYRFSPLSART; encoded by the exons ATGACtgcaaaaatgttgaaaaaatttgGTGAAAAAATCGAG gacTATGAAGTGGGTGAAATTCTCGGCAAAGGTGGTTTTGGATGTGTGTACAAAGCAAGATGTTTAATTTCGGGCAATTCTGTTGCGATAAAAATG ATCGATAAACATGCAATGCACGCTTCTGGAATGGCCAACCGTGTTCGTCAAGAAGTAGCGATACACTCAAAACTTAAACACACATCCATTTTGGAAATGTATACATTTTTTGAAGATTTTAATTTCGTTTATTTGGTACTTGAGTTGGCCGAAAATGGAGAACTGCAGCAATACCTTAAACAGCGTATTCAGCCATTTAGCGAATTTGAAGCTGCAATTATCTTACGTAGAGTAGTGGACGGACTACTGTATTTACATTCGCATAGAATATTACACCGGGATATCTCGTTATCAAACTTATTAATAACAAAAGAAATGAATATTAAAATTGCTGATTTTGGGCTTGCAACACAACTACATCGGTCAGATGAAAAGCATCTCACCCTTTGTGGTACGCCGAACTACATTTCACCAGAAGTAGCCTCACGTGCATCGCACGGTTTACCAGCCGACGTATGGGGTTTAGGATGTATGCTATATACTCTATTAGTTGGCAAGCCACCTTTTGACACAAATGGAGTGAAATCGACATTGGCGAAAGTGGTACTCTCTGACTATGTTTTACCAGTTCATCTATCGTCTGACGTGAGTGATCTGATTGAACGGTTACTCAGGAAAAATCCCGCAGAGCGAATCAAATTGGAAGAAGTCCTCAGTCATCCCTTCCTTTCCCGGTATGATCTAGGCCATAAAACGAATAGCATGAACGCTACAAATAATAAGTTTAACTCCGGTATGGATAGTGGCATGGGCACTATCGCTGGTAGCAGTATAAGCAAATCAGATTTATTTAATGGTATCAGAGGAATGACACAAGCAAACGGCAGACGCAGCGACATTCAAAAGCAAGATCTAAATGGTGAAAAATTCACATTAGCTCATCCGTATTGGAAGCAAATGCAGCAGTACGAAATAGAAAATATGAGTTCTTATCGATTTCAACCTAATTCGCAAATATCACTGCTCGAAAAGTTTAATAGTGTGGAACTGGTTCATAAGTACAACATTATTGAGGACAAACTAATcgaaaaagacaaaacaaaaaacctatATGAATTGAAACCGTCTACAGATTTTTTGGgattgaaaaaagaaacagaagtATGTAATCCTCAACAATATATATCCCGAAGGTATGTTACTCCGGTATCAGATCGATCGATTCATGAGCAAAGA AACTACGGGCATGTAACATCGgagaatgaaaacaataatatgCATAAAGCTTCGGGATTTGTTCCAAACAACCATTGTCATACTATGCGATTTGACACACTGCGATTGCTACCTACAAGACATCGCACAAAACATGTAATTCTTACCATAGTTGCCGAAGGTGGTGATGTCGTCCTAGAGTTTCTTAAACCAAGAGGACGGCAACATGAGGACCGTGTTGTGGACGTGTGTCGTATATCAGGAGATGGTTTAAAATTCATATTGTATCACCCGAATGGCAATCGTGGTGTTCCAATAAAGAATGAACCGCCAGATTTACCATCCAGAAGTGCTGAGGTCATGTATAATTATGAAGATATTCCTgagaaacattttaaaaagtaTATGTATGCAGCTAAATTCGTTCAAATGGTTAAAGCAAAAACCCCAAAAATTACATTATATAGTGACAAAGCTAAATGTCAGCTCATGGAGACTTTACAGGATTATGAAGTTGTTTTCTATGATG ATACAAAAATTATACTTAGTTCGACGAATAATGAGATCAAAATGATTGATGGAAGCGGCAAGGTTTATCGAGGATTGGAATCCATATCAGCTATCAACATTACATATCTACATCATTTTCAAGAAACCCGAGAACATTGCCTTAGGATCGAAAAAATGCTGTCCACGGTATCAAATTGCGGTAAAACGTTTCCGGTCATAATTGGAAGACGTCAAGGAAACTTCGGTGGCAGCATTGCTTTAAGGAAAGACGTGTTTAATTACCGTTTTTCTCCATTAAGTGCACGGacatga
- the LOC121590564 gene encoding uncharacterized protein K02A2.6-like isoform X2: protein MIYQMLQLMQKQMAQQQQMMSQLMQLHPLPQTSQPQQHSQQQSFVPQQQPELTMDALASSISEFRYEAESDVTFSAWFLRYDDLFKQDASRLDNAAKVRLLVRKLGTTEHSRYTSFILPRVPRDVSFQDTVSILSSLFGRAELLVSKRYKCMKLTKAQSEDILTFICRVNRSCVDYQFSSMSENQFKCLTLVCGLKDEADSDIRTRLLARIEERSDVTLEDLAAECQRIKSLKVDSAMIGTESRERVLAVHGAGMQSNQRYHRSGTQPANFRKQKSSDSGPSAKPSKPCWLCGELHWSRVCKFKSHKCSNCGKIGHREGFCRTSGPIRRQRNFQKHRQVTSRVVTVNICRVNDRRKYVNLTMCGQHVSLQLDTGSDITVISRSLWQQLGKPSLVPVEVNARTASGEELQLDGEFETSIEMAGSKPTTAPYYASSA, encoded by the exons ATGATCTACCAAATGCTGCAATTAATGCAGAAGCAGATggcccaacagcagcaaatgatGTCGCAATTAATGCAATTGCACCCGCTCCCGCAAACGTCGCAGCCCCAGCAGCATTCGCAGCAGCAGTCTTTCgtcccgcagcagcagcccgagcTTACCATGGATGCTTTGGCGAGCAGCATTTCCGAGTTTCGGTACGAGGCCGAGTCAGACGTTACGTTTTCCGCCTGGTTTTTACGTTACGACGACCTGTTTAAGCAGGACGCCTCCCGACTCGACAACGCGGCGAAAGTTCGTTTACTCGTGCGTAAGCTGGGCACGACAGAGCATTCACGGTATACCAGCTTTATCCTTCCACGAGTTCCGCGCGATGTGAGTTTCCAAGATACAGTCAGCATATTGAGTTCACTTTTCGGAAGGGCTGAGTTGCTTGTCAGCAAACGATACAAATGCATGAAACTGACAAAAGCGCAATCCGAAGACATACTCACATTCATCTGCCGCGTGAACCGATCGTGCGTCGACTACCAGTTTTCGTCCATGAGTGAGAATCAGTTTAAGTGTTTGACGCTCGTGTGTGGATTAAAGGATGAGGCTGATTCAGACATCCGCACACGACTTCTCGCACGCATCGAGGAACGAAGTGACGTTACTTTGGAGGATCTTGCAGCAGAGTGCCAGCGGATAAAGAGCCTGAAGGTTGACAGCGCGATGATTGGAACGGAGTCGCGTGAACGAGTCCTTGCAGTGCACGGTGCAGGTATGCAGTCGAACCAGCGGTACCATCGATCGGGCACGCAACCAGCTAATTTCCGGAAGCAGAAATCGAGTGATTCCGGACCATCGGCGAAACCATCGAAACCCTGCTGGTTATGCGGTGAGCTTCATTGGTCCAGAGTCTGCAAGTTCAAATCGCATAAGTGCTCCAATTGTGGAAAAATCGGTCATCGGGAAGGGTTTTGCCGCACATCAGGACCGATAAGACGACAGCGCAACTTTCAAAAGCACCGGCAGGTAACATCACGTGTTGTAACTGTAAATATTTGCAGGGTTAACGACAGACGAAAATACGTCAACCTGACCATGTGTGGTCAACACGTGAGCTTGCAGCTAGACACTGGGTCGGACATAACAGTCATCAGTCGCTCGTTGTGGCAACAACTGGGCAAACCATCGTTAGTTCCGGTAGAGGTCAACGCTAGGACAGCATCGGGTGAGGAGCTTCAACTCGACGGTGAATTCGAAACCAGCATTGAAATGGCAG GCTCCAAACCGACCACCGCCCCTTATTACGCATCTTCGGCCTAA
- the LOC121590564 gene encoding uncharacterized protein K02A2.6-like isoform X1 — MINTFPLNFRDIEEGIRTDSLLWKVHKYIQEGWPSDSSYGMELARFYNRKDDLSTVGDCVLFRERVVIPRKLRMRCLNQLHRGHPGIQRMKSVARSYLYWPSIDEDVADCVSSCTACMAVAKSPPLLEPKFWPKTTKPWERVHIDYAGPVDGANFLIVVDAFSKWPEVMKTITTTTTATISMLRSIFARFGMPEKLVSDNGAQFTSDTCKDYCKQSGIEHIKTPPFHPQSNGQAERFVDTMKRALKKIQSEEMSTETALDTFLQTYRSTPHPALNQRTPAEVLFHRNIRIPLDLIRPTTTTHSEVDQRDDQQPPAARQFQPGDAVYMKHYSRNAWQWIPGMESKRIGSVMYEIITDGHRPHRRHANQMRARTSSGRGHLAGDSTKHQLPLDILTEVAPTPWATTPKAPIPVERNNDPSSTSQRFSSDRSPTQQIVQPLPSASETSIRQPIQPPRRSSRLRRPPRRLDGYRLY; from the coding sequence ATGATTAATACATTCCCTCTCAATTTCAGAGACATAGAGGAAGGGATACGGACAGATTCCCTACTATGGAAGGTTCACAAATACATCCAAGAAGGCTGGCCGTCTGACTCGTCATATGGAATGGAGTTAGCACGCTTCTATAATAGAAAGGATGACCTGTCGACCGTAGGTGATTGTGTTCTTTTTAGAGAGAGAGTAGTAATCCCCAGAAAACTACGCATGCGGTGCTTGAATCAACTTCATAGAGGGCATCCAGGGATTCAACGCATGAAGTCCGTCGCTCGCAGCTATTTATACTGGCCATCTATTGATGAGGATGTAGCCGACTGCGTTTCCAGCTGTACAGCATGCATGGCAGTCGCAAAATCACCACCTCTACTAGAACCAAAGTTTTGGCCAAAGACCACCAAACCGTGGGAAAGAGTGCATATAGACTATGCAGGACCAGTTGATGGAGCTAACTTTTTGATCGTGGTTGACGCATTCTCAAAGTGGCCTGAAGTTATGAAGACAATCACCACAACCACTACAGCTACCATTTCGATGCTGCGAAGCATCTTTGCACGTTTTGGCATGCCTGAAAAACTAGTCAGCGATAACGGAGCCCAATTTACAAGCGACACGTGTAAAGATTACTGCAAGCAAAGTGGCATTGAACATATTAAAACACCGCCGTTTCACCCACAGTCTAATGGGCAAGCAGAGCGCTTTGTGGATACTATGAAAAGAGCCCTGAAGAAAATCCAATCAGAGGAGATGTCCACTGAAACGGCACTCGACACCTTCCTGCAAACATATCGCTCAACTCCGCACCCTGCACTTAACCAACGCACGCCAGCTGaagttttatttcatcgaAACATTAGAATTCCCTTAGATCTGATACGCccaactacaacaacacatTCCGAAGTCGACCAACGAGATGATCAGCAACCGCCAGCAGCTAGACAGTTTCAACCTGGAGATGCTGTCTATATGAAACATTATTCGCGCAATGCTTGGCAGTGGATTCCCGGAATGGAATCGAAACGGATCGGAAGCGTAATGTACGAGATTATCACCGATGGACATCGCCCTCATCGTCGACATGCCAATCAAATGCGCGCACGTACATCGAGTGGCCGAGGACATCTTGCCGGCGACTCAACTAAGCATCAGCTGCCGCTTGATATTCTTACGGAAGTGGCACCGACACCGTGGGCAACGACACCAAAGGCACCGATACCCGTGGAACGGAACAACGATCCGTCCAGCACATCACAACGTTTTTCTTCCGATAGGTCCCCAACGCAGCAGATTGTACAGCCTCTACCATCTGCATCCGAGACCAGCATCAGACAGCCGATACAACCGCCACGCCGATCTTCTAGGCTTAGAAGACCTCCGCGTAGGCTCGATGGATATCGGCTATActaa